In Cucurbita pepo subsp. pepo cultivar mu-cu-16 chromosome LG04, ASM280686v2, whole genome shotgun sequence, the following are encoded in one genomic region:
- the LOC111793726 gene encoding heavy metal-associated isoprenylated plant protein 45-like codes for MGKLHKKISKALDCFSLSLGPSSCSSGSCFCINSMEEQEDEFDKLPLIPSHKDQLPTLKDVVNGNQTLAFQLKPKMVTLRVSMHCRGCARKVEKHISKMEGVSSYTIDLETKMVIIIGDVLPFEVVESVSKVKNAQLWQSSLA; via the exons ATGGGGAAGCTGCacaagaaaatttcaaaggcGTTGGACTGTTTTAGTCTTAGTCTTGGTCCCTCCTCTTGTAGCTCAGGCTCTTGTTTTTGCATAAACTCCATGGAAGAGCAGGAAGATGAGTTTGATAAACTGCCCCTCATACCCTCTCACAAAGACCAGCTGCCCACGTTGAAGGACGTTGTCAATGGAAACCAGACCTTGGCCTTTCAACTCAAACCCAAG ATGGTGACTCTAAGGGTATCCATGCACTGTAGAGGCTGTGCAAGAAAGGTGGAGAAACACATTTCAAAGATGGAAG GAGTGAGCTCGtacacaatagacttggagaCTAAGATGGTGATCATTATTGGGGACGTTCTGCCATTTGAAGTGGTGGAGAGTGTGTCTAAAGTAAAAAACGCACAGCTCTGGCAATCCTCGCTAGCTTGA
- the LOC111793233 gene encoding probable strigolactone esterase DAD2, with product MVVMLQTGFSTAVNAKIIGSGSEVMVLAHGFGGNQSLWDKILPELTRHYRVLLFDWTFAGSIKDPNLFDPHKYSSYCGFAEDLIKILDELGLTSTIFLGHSMSGLIGCVAYTKRPDLFQRLVLLCSSPRYINTEGYEGGFEKSDIEQIIASIESNYQNWATHFPSLVVDEADPVSVSRFQKCLHEMRPEVALPLAKTVFGVDERDILEKVDIPCTIVQTKTDIVVPASVAVFMQNKIKGCCTVQVINTDGHFPHLTAHLELLQVLGTVLGF from the exons ATGGTTGTGATGCTCCAAACTGGGTTCTCAACGGCCGTAAACGCCAAGATCATAGGCTCAGGCAGCGAAGTCATGGTTTTGGCTCATGGGTTCGGAGGAAACCAGTCATTGTGGGACAAAATCCTTCCCGAACTCACTCGCCACTACCGGGTGCTGCTCTTCGACTGGACCTTTGCCGGTTCCATCAAAGATCCCAACTTGTTTGATCCTCACAAGTACTCCTCCTATTGTGGCTTTGCTGAAGACCTCATCAAAATCCTTGATGAACTTGGCCTCACCTCCACCATCTTCCTCGGCCACTCCATGTCTGGCCTCATTGGATGCGTTGCTTACACTAAAAGACCTGACCTTTTTCAGAGGCTcgttcttctctgttcttctccCAG ATACATAAACACAGAAGGCTATGAAGGTGGTTTCGAGAAATCAGACATCGAGCAAATCATTGCAAGTATTGAATCCAACTACCAAAATTGGGCCACGCACTTCCCTTCTCTGGTTGTGGACGAAGCCGATCCTGTCTCAGTGAGCAGGTTTCAGAAATGCTTGCATGAAATGAGGCCTGAGGTTGCATTACCCTTAGCCAAGACTGTGTTCGGCGTTGACGAGAGAGACATTCTTGAAAAGGTCGACATTCCCTGCACCATCGTACAGACTAAAACCGACATTGTTGTCCCTGCCTCAGTGGCTGTCTTCATGCAGAACAAAATTAAGGGATGTTGCACAGTCCAAGTTATAAACACTGATGGCCATTTCCCTCACTTGACTGCACACCTTGAGTTGCTTCAAGTTCTTGGTACAGTCTTGGGCTTTTGA
- the LOC111793108 gene encoding VIN3-like protein 1, protein MVKKLGMMKASSSLNNRSASRKSYRKIDNPARVPTAPEKSLQSGISSTWVCKNSACRAVLSVDDTFCKRCSCCICHLFDDNKDPSLWLVCSTESGQRDSCGLSCHIECALQREKVGVVDLGQLMQLDGSYCCASCGKVSGILECWKKQLAIARDARRVDVLCYRIYLGYRLLERTSRFKELHEIIQDAKAKLETEVGPVNGISAKMARGIVCRLSVGGDVQKLCSFAVEKADQWLAGVSNTNLNCRDDSFPAACKLLFEEIKSSSIVITLVEISNSSSNETKGYKLWYSKSREETYTEEPICVFPRDQRRILISNLQPCTEYMFRIVSYSENGDVGHSEAKCFTQSVEIIHNSHSPAPSNHRKESPVTEESCIRKKGPDDTSIICSSSGFQVRDLGKILELARAQGEGCLESLCCADVKNCCRVQIGVKPETPEEEQLPPVSRGLDLNVVSVPDLNEELTPPFECFRDEGNGCTLQQAVEADEDAASHDIEKNGLARSHGSDDSQIWTCGPNGEVPAVDSLTGLYRKRAASTSEDPNDCDSTLINGSPLPLSNGSCFLDENFEYCVKIIRWLECEGHIKQEFRLKLLTWFSLRSTEQERRVVSTFIQTLIDEPSSLAGQLVDSFSDIISSKKPRNGFCSKLWH, encoded by the exons ATGGTTAAGAAACTGGGGATGATGAAAGCTTCATCCAGTTTAAATAATCGGTCTGCTAGTAGGAAGTCGTACAGGAAGATAGATAACCCGGCTCGAGTTCCAACAGCTCCTGAGAAATCTCTACAGTCTGGAATCTCAAGTACATGGGTATGCAAAAATTCTGCTTGTAGGGCTGTTTTGTCAGTAGATGATACATTTTGCAAGAGATGCTCTTGCTGTATCTGTCACTTATTTGATGACAACAAGGACCCTAGTCTCTGGCTGGTGTGCTCTACTGAATCTGGACAGAGAGATTCCTGTGGATTATCTTGCCATATTGAGTGTGCCTTGCAGCGTGAGAAGGTGGGGGTTGTTGATCTTGGTCAATTAATGCAGCTAGATGGTAGTTATTGCTGTGCTTCTTGTGGCAAAGTGTCTGGGATACTAGA ATGTTGGAAGAAGCAACTAGCCATAGCAAGAGATGCACGCCGTGTTGATGTTCTCTGTTACAGGATTTATTTAGGTTATAGGCTCCTTGAAAGGACTTCAAGGTTTAAGGAACTGCACGAAATTATTCAAGATGCAAAGGCCAAGCTAGAAACAGAAGTGGGTCCAGTAAATGGGATTTCCGCCAAGATGGCTCGAGGTATTGTCTGCAGGCTATCTGTTGGCGGGGATGTGCAGAAGCTTTGCTCATTCGCAGTTGAAAAAGCAGATCAATGGCTCGCTGGAGTGTCTAATACAAATCTGAACTGCAGAG ATGATTCATTTCCGGCTGCTTGCAAGCTTCTATTTGAGGAGATAAAATCTTCTTCCATTGTGATAACTTTAGTTGAAATCTCGAATTCATCGTCTAATGAGACTAAGGGCTACAAGCTTTGGTATAGTAAAAGTAGAGAAGAAACATACACAGAAGAACCTATTTGTGTATTTCCTAGAGATCAGAGAAGGATTTTGATATCCAATCTACAACCTTGCACCGAATACATGTTCAGAATTGTTTCATATTCAGAGAATGGTGACGTTGGTCACTCTGAGGCCAAGTGTTTTACCCAGAGCGTGGAAATAATTCACAACTCTCATTCTCCCGCCCCTTCAAATCACAGGAAAGAAAGTCCTGTTACTGAAGAAAGCTGTATCCGCAAGAAGGGTCCAGATGATACATCCATTATCTGTTCGTCCTCAGGATTTCAAGTACGAGATCTTGGAAAGATTCTGGAACTTGCTAGGGCTCAAGGAGAAGGTTGTCTTGAGAGCCTTTGCTGTGCTGATGTAAAAAATTGTTGTAGAGTGCAGATCGGTGTCAAGCCAGAAACTCCGGAAGAAGAGCAGCTTCCTCCTGTTTCTCGTGGACTTGATTTAAATGTAGTTTCAGTACCTGATCTGAATGAAGAACTAACTCCTCCTTTTGAGTGTTTTAGGGATGAAGGTAACGGCTGCACTCTGCAGCAGGCTGTTGAGGCAGATGAAGATGCTGCCTCCCATGACATAGAGAAAAATGGCTTGGCAAGATCACACGGCAGTGATGATTCTCAGATCTGGACTTGTGGACCAAATGGCGAGGTGCCGGCTGTTGATTCCCTTACAGGGTTGTACAGGAAAAGGGCAGCTAGCACAAGCGAAGATCCGAATGACTGTGACAGCACTTTAATAAATGGATCGCCGCTCCCATTATCAAATGGTTCATGTTTCTTGGACGAGAACTTCGAGTATTGTGTTAAGATAATTCGATGGCTAGAATGTGAAGGTCACATTAAACAGGAATTTAGATTGAAACTTCTAACATGGTTTAGCTTGAGATCAACAGAGCAAGAACGTAGGGTAGTCAGCACCTTTATCCAAACACTCATTGATGAACCCAGTAGCTTGGCTGGACAGTTAGTTGACTCCTTTTCTGATATCATATCCAGCAAGAAGCCACGAAATGGGTTCTGTAGTAAGCTTTGGCATTAG